A single window of Terriglobales bacterium DNA harbors:
- a CDS encoding DUF3309 family protein — MLGIILIVILLLVLFGALPRWSHSRSWGYAPSGTVGLILVVVVILLLLGRI; from the coding sequence ATGCTTGGAATCATACTGATCGTGATTTTGCTTTTAGTGCTCTTTGGTGCGCTGCCCCGCTGGTCGCACAGTCGAAGCTGGGGCTATGCCCCGAGCGGCACGGTAGGCCTGATCCTTGTCGTTGTGGTGATTCTGCTGCTCCTCGGCAGGATCTAG
- a CDS encoding zinc dependent phospholipase C family protein produces MDLLWADQIRPLLLKRFPGLTDDQIKEAHAYAYGGAVIQDLGYYPFGSREFSDLVHYVRSGDFVRELILESRDVNEYAFALGALSHYAADVAGHPAVNQAVAIEYPKLRAKYGKSVRYAQDKTAHLKTEFGFDTVQVAKNRYASQQYHDFIGF; encoded by the coding sequence GTGGACCTGCTATGGGCTGACCAGATCCGCCCTCTCCTGCTCAAGCGATTTCCCGGACTGACCGACGACCAGATCAAAGAGGCCCACGCCTATGCTTACGGGGGAGCCGTCATTCAGGATCTCGGCTACTACCCGTTCGGCAGCCGAGAATTCAGCGACCTAGTGCATTACGTTCGCAGCGGAGACTTTGTTCGCGAGTTGATACTTGAGAGCCGGGATGTCAACGAGTACGCCTTCGCGTTGGGCGCGCTGTCGCACTACGCAGCGGATGTTGCGGGTCACCCAGCCGTCAATCAGGCAGTCGCGATCGAGTATCCGAAGCTGCGGGCGAAGTATGGCAAGTCCGTACGGTATGCCCAGGACAAGACAGCGCATTTAAAAACCGAATTCGGTTTCGACACCGTGCAGGTCGCGAAGAACCGCTACGCCTCCCAGCAGTATCACGATTTTATCGGCTTCGA